ATAAAAACTTTTATCCAAAGAATGTACAGTTTGGAAACAGTGGTGGTTGAAGACAAAGACTCATTAAGGACTCGTCATTGGACTGAGAAGAAAGAGTTTTAACTTATTCTCTTTCAATTGCTTTTTTTGGCAAGACAAATTTATATGGTCTGGCAGACTCTGGTTGACTAGCTGGCATACTAGTATTTTATTACTTCCGGCACTTTTTAGTATGGGAGTGGAAATAGTTGGTGGTGTTTGAAGTTTCCATGGTTGTTCTCAGCTTACTCCTAATCTCACCGGGAAATCGTATAAAACGTTAATTTTCTTGGTCTTGAAATTGTGTCCCAAAACTAATTTCAGACTTTCAACTTAATTCAATCAAAATGTGCTTTGAGGGAATTCATCCTGTGATATACAGTGTGTGGTTTGGCACCTTGGACAGACAaatgatattatttttttggCTCTAATAAAAGTGGTTGAATCTGCCCATAGTATATACCTACAGTTTGGTTATATTTGTTGAAGATTTCCTAGGCAAACTCGTACCCATGGAATTTCACAAGTTCAACTCTTTTCAGGGCACGTCCGCAAATCCGATTGGTATCTCCTTGATGTGGAATTATATGCAATTACGTGCAGTGGCGGAACTATACATCAGGGACGGATCCAGGAAgtataaattttcttttaaggTCTGGACTAAAAGCTTGGTCgagcgaaaaaaaaaaaaattagacttgtGGACTAGCAAGACCACCCGGGCAAAAAAACGCAAAATCTTACAGTGGTGTCGAGTTTGGCATGAAAACAATCATTCCTAAAACATAGGCTTAAGCCACCCCGCCGAAGCTAATTAGTTTTCAAGCAACCCCACCCTTATTTTCCAGCTCCATCACTAATTACTTGAGTGATTAGTTTTCAATTATACAATGAGTCTTGTGTTAGCATATTATCTTTTTTAATGAACATAGGTTCATTTGTAAATGAATTTAAGGCGATGCGGTCTTCTCTTTCGGCAACTAATCCATCCATTTTCTTGTTAGCTTAGTCACCAGGAGCTTCAAGTGGTTTTGTAAACTGTATCTTCTTGCTTGCCGAGTGTATAGAGCATTTCCTGGTACAATTTTGTGGTGTGATAGCTGAAACTGATTTTCCTTCATCTGAAATATGATCGACGCGAATGCAATATGACTAACCTCGAGTTGTGTTGTTTTAAGATTAACAGCCAATTTGCTTCCGGTTGTCACAGTtggtcttactttttattcatctttaacccaaaaaataaattTATGGGCACGTATAGAGAACTTGGATGACAAATTTGATCGTTGGTTTTGGAAATCGGTTATTTGATTAGAATAAACAACCTTAATCATAAATGGTTccatagctcagtggtagagcATTTGACTGCAGATCAAGAGGTCACCGGTTCGAACCCGGTTGGGCCCTTTTTACCTTCTGAAGGCTTCAACAAGACCTACTGGCTCAGTGTACAATCTAATCTCTGACAGGATTCCTAAACTTTTACCAGCACCTGGTTGGCATCTTGATGAGAAACCCATGCACCACTTgctaatattttgtttgcacattGAATGAAAAGTTAGCTGAATTAACTAGGAGCTCATATGGACGCAGCAAAATCACATATTGTCACCTATCAAGCACGGATGTTTCAAAATTGGTGACGTATCTGTATTGGTACCGTATCACTATTGGATACTTGGAGATAGTATATTCTGAAGAGGCAAATGCCCTGGACCTCTCGCACCCTAAGCGAGAATCATACCACTGGACCAAATGCCCTGCTGATGGACACAAATCAGAAACATTTCTTTCAAAATGGAAATCCGGGGGGTCAAGTGAAGTGTAACGATTCTATATTCTGAAGAGGCAATAGAAAGTGGAACAGAAACTACTCCAAATTCTGCAAAATGTAAGAATATATATCAGAGAATGGAAACAACTGATTTACGGATAAATTCATTCAATAACACTCATGCTTAGAGATCAGGATTTGGGTCTAGTTTTTTTGTTCAGAATACTGTTTTGGGTTTCTAAGGGTACTGGGAATGTTGGTTCTGCATTAAAGTCATTTGAAGAAATGACTAGAATTCTTTGGTTTGTACTTATATGAATCCTGGAGAGACAAACTGGGGTATTGAGTTGTTTGGGTCTCTGGAAGAGAGAAATGTTGTTTCATAGGATTTGGTTATTGTATTCTCTCTGTAACTCTCGTTGCTTACCACTGCTAGACCTTTGGTGGGCATCAACTTAGAAATCATAGACTTGTTCTGTTTTGGTTCAGACACAAATGATAATATGGATTCCAAAACTGCTAGGGTGGTAGCTTCAACTTCCTTTAGAAGACTGACATCAGCTACAAGGTCATTCTTTTTGTTGGCAGTTCTTTTAAGATCTGCAAGGCACTTTCGGATCACCTTGGTAACTTTCTTTCTGGAGGCAATGTATGTGTCAACTTCATTTGAACGTCTACGGATGGACGACTGAAGATCTTGGACAGATTCCTTCATTTGAGACAAAACGTCCGTAACAGTGCTGCAAACAT
This is a stretch of genomic DNA from Papaver somniferum cultivar HN1 chromosome 1, ASM357369v1, whole genome shotgun sequence. It encodes these proteins:
- the LOC113349589 gene encoding uncharacterized protein LOC113349589, with product MLEVLKRQVLTGRCTNSATRAHTVEEQLCRLRSSELATSSSSISSNLAGLKDLYESVEDFLSTHDGKCLQTVLDGSIMLLDVCSTVTDVLSQMKESVQDLQSSIRRRSNEVDTYIASRKKVTKVIRKCLADLKRTANKKNDLVADVSLLKEVEATTLAVLESILSFVSEPKQNKSMISKLMPTKGLAVNLE